In Spinacia oleracea cultivar Varoflay chromosome 5, BTI_SOV_V1, whole genome shotgun sequence, a single window of DNA contains:
- the LOC110796474 gene encoding splicing factor U2af small subunit B-like, with product MAEHLASIFGTEKDRVNCPFYFKIGACRHGDRCSRLHTKPSISPTLLLANMYQRPDMITPGVDPQGQPLDPTKIQQHFEDFYEDLFEELNKYGEIESLNICDNLADHMVGNVYVQFREEEHAAEAVRNLSGRFYAGRPIIVDFSPVTDFREATCRQYEENVCNRGGYCNFMHLKKISRELRRQLFGRYRRRRSRSRSHSPQRHRGHGDRPQGGPHGGRGYGGRRESRDDDRNQRYNDKGRRPRSRSPGHRGRSPVGRRDRSPVRDRENSEERRAKIEQWNRERDQPDTVNNDDVSRDANDNHANGVDNGDDYYDNPQQ from the exons ATGGCGGAACATCTTGCATCGATATTCGGGACTGAGAAGGATAGAGTGAACTGCCCATTCTACTTCAAGATCGGAGCTTGCAGGCATGGAGATCGTTGCTCAAGGCTTCATACGAAGCCAAGTATTAGCCCTACGTTGCTGCTCGCTAACATGTATCAGCGTCCTGATATGATTACTCCTGGTGTTGATCCTCAGGGCCAGCCTCTCGATCCTACAAAAATTCAACAACATTTTGAG GATTTTTATGAAGATTTATTTGAGGAGCTAAACAAGTATGGGGAGATTGAGAGTCTCAACATTTGTGACAATTTAGCTGATCACATG GTGGGGAATGTTTATGTGCAGTTTCGGGAGGAAGAACATGCTGCCGAGGCAGTTCGAAACTTGAGTGGAAGATTTTATGCTG GCCGTCCAATTATTGTTGACTTCTCTCCTGTAACGGACTTCAGAGAGGCAACGTGCAGGCAGTATGAAGAGAATGTGTGCAACCGTGGAGGCTACTGTAACTTTATGCATTTGAAAAAAATTAGCAG GGAGCTCAGACGACAGTTGTTTGGAAGGTACCGGAGGAGGCGAAGCCGTAGTAGAAGTCATAGTCCGCAACGACATCGGGGTCATGGAGACCGTCCCCAAGGTGGTCCCCATGGAGGCCGTGGCTATGGTGGTAGAAGAGAATCGAGAGATGATGATAGAAATCAGCGCTACAATGACAAGGGTAGAAGGCCTAGGAGCCGTAGCCCTGGGCATAGAGGACGAAGCCCTGTTGGCAGGAGGGATAGGAGTCCAGTGAGGGACAGGGAGAATAGTGAGGAAAGAAGAGCAAAGATTGAGCAGTGGAACAGGGAAAGAGACCAGCCTGATACTGTCAATAATGATGATGTAAGTCGTGATGCCAATGACAACCATGCAAATGGTGTGGACAATGGGGATGATTACTATGACAACCCTCAGCAGTAA